From a region of the Paenibacillus segetis genome:
- a CDS encoding GNAT family N-acetyltransferase, which translates to MTDEYANLISNWKYTKPYEIYSMDGSTEDISELMNGDYYYALNDANDIVGYVCNGNSARVPGGYEAGIYNDSLLDIGLGLNPNYTGKGLGQDFLTQSIIFFHKQFDIKNFQLVVAVFNERAIKVYERTGFIKGDMFGSLIDGQVVDFIVMRYSLD; encoded by the coding sequence ATGACCGATGAATATGCCAATTTGATATCTAATTGGAAGTACACCAAACCTTATGAAATATATAGTATGGATGGCAGCACTGAAGATATTTCTGAATTAATGAATGGAGACTATTATTATGCTTTGAACGATGCAAATGATATTGTTGGCTACGTATGTAACGGTAACTCTGCACGTGTTCCTGGGGGTTATGAAGCTGGAATATATAATGATAGTTTACTAGACATCGGATTAGGGCTAAATCCCAATTATACTGGGAAGGGGCTTGGACAAGATTTTTTGACTCAGAGCATTATATTTTTTCATAAGCAATTCGATATCAAGAATTTTCAGCTTGTGGTGGCAGTTTTTAACGAAAGGGCCATAAAAGTATATGAAAGAACTGGATTTATTAAAGGTGACATGTTTGGAAGCTTGATTGATGGTCAAGTCGTTGATTTTATCGTTATGAGATATTCCTTAGATTAA
- a CDS encoding phosphotransferase — translation MSNIDKLVSQVLLVAKTIGLTEIKPVILSNGGNLIVHLAPYPIVARLANVILQEEADLAYKRLCRELQATRHLQIKDVPVLLPTGLVDAGPYSVDGAWMTLWNYVPPTQLERPSPSEAVELVSRLTAAMVDFDGELPVLGVWERTSQSAKRLMKSSDQRIQALLDLFHTVDKQMRLETNLLFPCHGDAHARNLIPSSEGWIWTDFEDVSLMPAYWDLASFVGNLALFKGFEEPTFKYILSNKDIVVDPEVFGFAISARILMSTLGNLDYAIEGHGDLNFATQQLDLAGNFLSQIDQVMEHFIRDMKNRT, via the coding sequence TTGTCAAATATAGATAAACTAGTTTCTCAAGTGTTATTAGTTGCCAAGACAATAGGTTTAACTGAGATTAAGCCTGTTATTCTTAGTAATGGAGGCAACTTGATTGTTCATCTGGCCCCCTACCCTATTGTTGCCCGATTAGCTAATGTCATTTTGCAGGAAGAAGCGGATCTAGCATACAAGAGACTTTGCCGAGAATTACAGGCAACACGTCACCTTCAGATCAAGGACGTTCCCGTGTTATTACCTACAGGTCTTGTAGATGCCGGACCATACAGTGTTGATGGGGCATGGATGACTCTATGGAATTATGTGCCTCCCACACAATTAGAAAGACCATCGCCGAGTGAAGCTGTTGAATTAGTAAGTAGGCTCACCGCAGCAATGGTGGATTTTGATGGAGAACTTCCAGTGCTTGGTGTTTGGGAACGGACCAGCCAATCTGCTAAAAGATTGATGAAGAGCTCGGATCAACGGATACAGGCATTATTAGATTTGTTTCATACAGTAGATAAACAGATGCGATTAGAAACAAATTTGCTATTCCCGTGTCATGGGGATGCTCATGCTCGAAATTTAATCCCTAGCTCTGAGGGTTGGATTTGGACAGACTTTGAGGATGTATCATTGATGCCAGCATACTGGGATTTAGCATCATTTGTTGGTAATCTCGCCTTGTTTAAAGGATTTGAGGAACCAACATTTAAGTATATACTCAGCAATAAGGACATTGTCGTTGATCCAGAAGTATTTGGTTTTGCTATTTCCGCCCGTATATTAATGTCTACACTAGGCAATTTAGATTATGCTATAGAAGGCCATGGTGATTTAAATTTTGCTACACAACAACTAGATCTCGCAGGAAATTTTCTGAGTCAAATAGACCAAGTGATGGAACATTTCATTAGGGATATGAAAAATCGAACTTGA